The following are encoded together in the Culex pipiens pallens isolate TS chromosome 1, TS_CPP_V2, whole genome shotgun sequence genome:
- the LOC120429659 gene encoding F-box/LRR-repeat protein 2-like yields MESLKSLQLANLNQSKSSRLAVNLAMTDVECLILSSISGDILTFLVSLFPQLKRIDLPAALDANKFTNIVHFLKESLEGLTLDYEPTMLKEIIQLKQLTHFTAREGDFSNKDLIEIGKALPKLKSISFCLSMETTSLACLSTMNELECLSLKASTYYCYKRSNEKIVRDFTVAKNLKLINFKLSGIIPTSDSLYKYFDNSPNIVDIGLFYCTFNSWLDIFEALELFCATLQRLELHSLHVENTHDRLTEYFDGLKCLKIYGCDMPKKLLIKFIRLCPQLEEIQLSAMDKTLNDEVVLVLCQNLKQLERMSLNNSFILTDQSVDYIVEHCHALKQLNVQKCYNLSAEAKNKLKSLKNVRCVV; encoded by the exons ATGGAGAGTCTGAAGAGCCTTCAATTGGCCAATTTGAATCAGTCAAAAAGTTCTAGATTAGCCGTTAATTTAGCTATGACTGATGTGGAATGCTTGATTTTATCCAGCATAAGTGGAGACATTCTGACCTTTCTTGTATCGTTGTTTCCGCAATTAAAGAGGATCGATTTGCCAGCAGCTTTAGATGCAAATAAGTTCACTAATATAGTCCACTTCTTAAAAGAGTCCCTGGAAGGCCTCACCTTAGACTACGAACCAACCATGTTGAAGGAGATCATCCAATTGAAGCAGTTGACGCATTTTACGGCACGAGAAGGAGACTTTTCCAATAAG gaTCTGATCGAAATCGGCAAGGCGCTTCCAAAACTAAAAAGTATCTCAttctgtttgtcaatggaaacAACGTCGTTAGCATGTTTATCTACTATGAATGAATTGGAGTGTCTATCTTTAAAAGCCTCTACCTATTATTGTTATAAACGATCTAATGAAAAAATAGTACGTGACTTTACCGTggcaaaaaacctaaaattaattaatttcaaattgagcGGTATCATTCCAACAAGCGATAGTTTGTacaaatatttcgataattcaCCAAACATTGTCGATATTGGCTTATTCTATTGTACATTCAATAGTTGGTTAGACATTTTTGAAGCGCTTGAACTGTTTTGCGCCACGCTTCAACGATTAGAATTACATTCATTGCATGTTGAAAACACACATGATCGACTTACGGAGTACTTTGATGgcctaaaatgtttgaaaatttatggtTGCGATATGCCTAAGAAGCTGTTGATAAAATTTATCCGTCTTTGCCCGCAACTGGAAGAAATTCAACTGTCAGCAATGGACAAAACCCTGAATGATGAAGTAGTTCTGGTGCTATGTCAGAATTTGAAGCAACTGGAAAGAATGTCACTAAATAATAGTTTTATTCTCACCGATCAATCAGTGGATTACATCGTGGAGCATTGTCACGCGTTGAAGCAACTTAACGTTCAAAAATGCTACAATTTGAGCGCTGAGGCTAAAAATAAGCTGAagagtttgaaaaatgttaggTGTGTAGTTTAA